The window CTAAAACCACACTCCTTGATTAAGGCCACACTCTGTCCTGTTGTGTgtattagggatgcaccgataccacattttttcaatccaattacaagtacatACATTTGAGTACTTGCCAATACCGAGTACCAatatgagtacttattaataccattacacttcgtatatttacttgaaaatgtgttttattttcatcagatattgtttcattttctggcTGTAAGAAAGTGCTGTGACcgacatttgaacattccattatatatgtCATTGCCACaaattttactcaaatagaagtactgttattgacattttagcattcaactgcatctttttttttttttaaacagtcttgccacatatttcacttaaatataGCCCTGAAATATAACTGcacaaacataaaactgtgGCAAAGCAACAAGGCATTATCATGTAATCAGCAAGGTCTGTCTGTGAGAACTAAATCCATTTTGAAAAGTGAAgggcagttttttttaatgaaaagcagCTTCTCAGCATTATCAGCTGTTAGTCTGTTTCAGATTTCATCTACAATGTGGGACACTGAGCTAAAAAGCCTTTCActttccacactgctgctgttttttagatgttttatcagattgcctGTGTTGAAAGTACTCGCTTTCGTCCATcctcttgacaactttgcagagcataatttgtagtccactttacttttgtcaccatcatccactttgaaaaaCCTCCACTCCGCtaacattgctcctccttgctctcaattagcacctgaccgcccaactgaacgtcatgctgccgtaaagtggtatcaggtgctgtggtatcaggacacttttatgaatacgagtacaggaacagggtatcggacagatacccgaTGCTGGTAtcggtatcggtgcatccccAGCGTGGATACTCACAAACTCCCAGCAAACTCCCCCAGTGTCATTGTTTGAAGTTTTCCCCAACAAAGTCACTTCTATttgactgaagctgctgaaagGAAGTCTGACTGTTGTTTGTAGGTCTCATTACAGAGACTTCAATAGTTCTACTGAAATATAACTTGCCCAGGGTTTAAGATGCTGTCCAGTTGTGTGGATAATCACAGGCTCCCGACAGATTTCCctgacaaagagaggaggacTTCTATGCATCAAGAGTTGCTAAGAGGAAGTCTCTGAAGGCTATATGTGCCTCTCCTTCTTAGAACTTCTGGGTGGGTTACTAGATAATGTGTTGCCTGAGGCTTCAATAGTACTGGAAAATTTCAGTGTTCACATGAGTAATGACACCTTGAAGCAAGTGATTGGGAGGAACAGCATTCTTGATCATAACTGCAGTAGGATCTTGTTATTGGACTTCTGTGCTAATGACAAAGTGTCCATAAGAAACATCGTTTTCAAGCATTTGCCTTCTGTCAGCATACTTCAGTCCACTGTCTTTATAGTCATTTTGTCAGATTTGCAGTTGtattggagggggggggggaggggatTGTCTCCCTCAGTGAGGTTAACCTGGGAATGTTTAGCTTATAGGTCACTGTCTGCAAGGCCCTCAACTTCCATCTTGTCAAGATTTTCTCTTGCATACCATGGAGGCCGTGGATGTGGTGGTAAAAAACGCTAACATCAGGTTAATAGACCcctcagttgttttgttttgcatcttcCCAGGAGCATGGttctataaaatgaaaactttctGAGCAGGATGGTGCTAGATTAAATGGCAATAAAATACTAATTGAGCACTGAAGTGATGCTTTATGACTTTGTAGTGTCTCGACCCATgatagctttctttgtgtttctctctggtctcaaTAGGATTATGTAACATTTGGGTCCAAACAGCGCCACCAAGAGGCCAAAGCTGGAGGCCAAGATGGCAAAtacctccactgcatctgcatatttgcctGGGGAATTGACATAAGCAGGGACAAATGCCACCCACACTGCACAgaagatcagcatgctgaaagtGATGAGTTTGGCCTCATTAAAATTGTCTGGAAGATTCCTTGCTAGAAATgctaacaggaaactgaggataGCCAGTAAACCAATATAGCCAagtaacactgcaaaaccaaTTGTGGATCCTACaacacactcataaactatcttgtcattgtgatattcagtgtttttatatggAGCTGGTGAGGAAGACACAAGCCATGCTGTGCAAATGGCTGCCTGAATGGATGTAAGAGCCAGAACTGTCCCTCTCTGTTGCACAGcaccaaaccacttcagactggctccacctcctggcttggaggctttgaacacagccagaaccaccatggttttcaccaggatacatgagacacaaagcacaaagctgatcccaaatgctgcatgtctcagTTGGCATGTCCACAGTCTGGGACGACCGATAAACAACAGTGAACATAGGAAACATAGTTTGAGTGACACCAAGAGCAGGAAACTCAGTTCAGAATTATTGGCGCGTACCATGGGTGTGCTGCGATGATGGATGAAGATCCCTAAGACAATAATACAGATAGATGTGCCCAGCAGTGAGGTGGCTGTCAAGCAGATTCCCAGAGGCTCATGATAAGAGAGGAACTCTGTCTTCTTAGGAACACAGTGATCACGCTGGGGACTGGACCAGAAATCCTCTGGACAACTGGTGCACTCCATGGAGTCTATGAAAACATGAGAGTTGTTGAgatgtatatgtatataatgtCAAAGTATAATAGTTAAAAACCAAGACCAACCAGTTTTATTGCTGATCTTTCCCTCAGAACAAGGgacacagtcaaaacaacactcaggttCTCCCTTCTTTCTGGCCATGCgggtacctggaggacagctctcactgcacactgaccgGGGTGGCTGTGAGGAGAGAAGTAATCCTCTGTTATTCTGCACTCCTTTACACAGCAATACTGGAACAGCCCAGAAAAGGGAAAGGATTCAGAAAAAAGCAGAGGTCACCTTTTTAGATTCAAAGTTCCAGAAGATTTTGCCTTCATCAAGAATGAGCTCATCACCCTTAGAGACTGACTTCTTAATATCACCCACAGTCTGAATTTTTATTTGTCCATCAGGAAGCCACTGCCAGTTCATGATATCATATATTGGTAGAGCATCACCATTCTCATCAAATGACACTTGATCACCAAATGATGTTGTGAAGTTGACTTTTTGTAAATAATGTACAAGCTAcaaatgaatgagaaagaaTACAGAAAGACATAAAGGGTATGACAGATTATCAAAAAACTGGGATGATAGATGTGCAATCCTTTGTCAACTTGTCATTCTAAtcattttgtgtgcatgtaataataatcatttactGTTATGAACCTGATCAAAGCCGCTGCACACTTCAATATCCTCAATCACCTATCGAGGTGCATTGTGTTTTACATGGGTATTGATGTCATACATAATAGTGTAGTATTTGTATAATTTCTATTCTCCTTTTCTTTAACTCGTTTACTCTTAATTATATATGGCAGGGTGTAAAACAGGTGTATAACTTGATATTACACCTGCCATGGCTCCAGTCTTTGAAAAGTGGCACAGCTGTTCCCACTGAAAGGCCCTCTGCCTGGCTCACAGTGCAGCATGTTATCAAGGGCATATGCCAGAGCATACACAGCCttatacacattatactctGGCCTAAGGTCTGAGATGTCAAACAACTCAGTCTCCACACTCTCTAGATCTTCCTGTCCAGTGCATAATGTTCCTCCAGCTTCCAcccaacctgctggaggtggtgcaaaTCTACACTGAAAAGTGTGTTCCCAAAACTGATTTAcctgaaatatataaaaaaaatacatgtattgAACAATAGGAATATATTTTCTTGCAACTATCACTTTAGATTGCAAGGTTAATCTCTCACCATATTATTTCcatagctgttgttgtggtgtaggTCGGGGCGAATTTGTAACAGGAAGTCTCTGAGCCCTGGTATTTCTCCTCGACGGATGGAGATGGTCAGTGTTCCACCCAGGTACGGCATGAGGTCAGGGGTCTGGAGCACAGCAAATGTTGTCCAGGCTTCACTGCCCATCCATTGTAGGCCCGTAACATTCTGCCTCACCACCTgcacattattttcacataatTTTACCAAAAAATGATGGGCAACAAGGTATTTATAGTAATCTGTTGGGAAAAAATGTCACACCTTAATTAATCTTTCCTCCtaaatgaaaatcttttttaattCTTACCTCTTCTGTGATGTAAATCATGTGACTctcatgtgcaaacacaatgaccacacGAGCTGTTGACGCTTTTATCAAATCCACAATCCTACGAAATTCAGCTGCGTCATTATCCCAAGGCAAAACTTCTAAGTAGGCCAGACAACCTCCACCAGATGGACCCAAGTCAGACTGGAAGGATCGTGCAGCATTGAGTCcataatcatcatcactgaccaGAAGGCCTACCCAAGTCCAGCCAAAGTGTTTTATAATCTGAATCATAGCACGCACCTATTTGAATAGAGAAtagaaagaagaagaatagaaaaaaaaaaaaatatatatatatatatatatacacacacacacatatagtgaAGCTTTTTCAGAGGAAACTACCTCTGAAAATGAAGAACTATTTATGTTCTTCATTTGCTGCTTAAGTTTACCTGGAAAGTATCACTTGGGATTGTTCTAAAGAAGGATGGAAAGCGCTGCCGATCACTCAGGCAGGAACATGTGGCATAGTAACTCACCTAGAGACATATGGGTGTACAAGGGATATTCATTTGAgcatttaattattatttcaccAAAAATGGAATACTCCTGATGGCAAGTGGGAAACAGCAGCATGAAAAACTTACCATGGGCAGTTTGTATAAACCTATCACACTTGACATGGCAATTGTAAACGTTGAGAATGATTCACCCACAATCCCCAGGACTGGAGGAGCCCCCACACATGTCTCATCCAAAAGAAACTGTTCCTCTTGACCACTGGCCATTGACAATGCAGTACGGAATGAAATTCCAAGTGAGGCACAGTTATCATACAGACTGTATCCCAGAGTCACATTAGGAAGCAGGTTGGAGTTTCTGTTGATCTCCTCTATAGCAAAGGCCATGGTCATGACATACCTGAACCCTGGAGGGTCAAAGCTAGCACAAAAATGTCCCCGTTAACAATTAACAACTAATGTGTCAACTGTGAGACCATGGCAGAAATTTACAAAACAGCTGAGCCTTTGTTCTTCATAATCTATCCAGAAATCTTGTTTTTGTATGTCAAATTTGAATACACCTGTAATTtatacaataaaaatgtcttGTTCCCTGTCATGAGCACTCACATTTCAACTCATGACAAATTCTCAGCACAGATCTTTCATATTTTCTTCCATCAACATTTCTGgcagaataaaaataattaccactgtttcctgctgtatgtgtgtcaaaCTCACCCTTGGCAACTTGGTTGATTTGGCTCTGAGGTGAAGGAAAGCTCAGGGAAGACAGATATGTGGTGGACTTCAAACTGCCCACCCAGAACCACATCGCCAGCCTTGTGCAAACCATTAAGATGAAAcctttttcttaatttacaagatgaggaaagagaggaaaacaaaggcagtaagacagaagaagagaataAAACCAAGATACACAGAAGCAGGTGTGTGTCAACAAATGCTCCCATAACTGCCCTCCTTCTTTCACCTCTATCTCTAATCCTACTGCACAATTACTCAATGTTAAATACAGGACTATGTCATCACCTTCACCCATTTACgtcattgtttgtttaatcttttaCAACACCCACTGTAGAAAGTGAGGTAGAGGCAGGGAGGGCCTGATACACATTaagaagcaaaaatgtcaaatttaataTCATTATATtagattatattatattaaaaacaaattaggAGTTTTCTAACACTTGGTAGTGGACTGAGCAGTAGTAGTATTTTGATCAATGAAGTGAATCTTCTGAATGAAAATCCATTTCTAAcatgttgtttcagtttcaaatgGTCTGAGAACATCATATTATCCAAAAGTCAGTGACATGAATAGTCCACTTTACGTGTAAGAGACACAGCCATTTTAATCTTGGCGTTAAATCTTAAACTCGTGGCATTCATTCAGTACAtttcacaaacaaactaaaacatcaacaacagacAGAATTAGCCATGACAATATTCACTAGATGGTAGTTATATACCAAACCATTTTTTGAGGGCTATAATTAAGCAATGGGTGGGAActatttttaaaactatttgtAACTTTAGTagtattcatttttcaaatgtcacCAAAATACCACTATTGGTGGCACTACTTAATGTTTCGTCCATGGTTTGATCTAAGAGTCATTTCCTCACAATCTTAAAATGCAACTGttactttgaaaatgtaattgttcAAGTCATGA is drawn from Lates calcarifer isolate ASB-BC8 unplaced genomic scaffold, TLL_Latcal_v3 _unitig_714_quiver_1305, whole genome shotgun sequence and contains these coding sequences:
- the LOC108879693 gene encoding extracellular calcium-sensing receptor-like, with amino-acid sequence MGAFVDTHLLLCILVLFSSSVLLPLFSSLSSSCKLRKRFHLNGLHKAGDVVLGGQFEVHHISVFPELSFTSEPNQPSCQGFDPPGFRYVMTMAFAIEEINRNSNLLPNVTLGYSLYDNCASLGISFRTALSMASGQEEQFLLDETCVGAPPVLGIVGESFSTFTIAMSSVIGLYKLPMVSYYATCSCLSDRQRFPSFFRTIPSDTFQVRAMIQIIKHFGWTWVGLLVSDDDYGLNAARSFQSDLGPSGGGCLAYLEVLPWDNDAAEFRRIVDLIKASTARVVIVFAHESHMIYITEEVVRQNVTGLQWMGSEAWTTFAVLQTPDLMPYLGGTLTISIRRGEIPGLRDFLLQIRPDLHHNNSYGNNMVNQFWEHTFQCRFAPPPAGWVEAGGTLCTGQEDLESVETELFDISDLRPEYNVYKAVYALAYALDNMLHCEPGRGPFSGNSCATFQRLEPWQLVHYLQKVNFTTSFGDQVSFDENGDALPIYDIMNWQWLPDGQIKIQTVGDIKKSVSKGDELILDEGKIFWNFESKKPPRSVCSESCPPGTRMARKKGEPECCFDCVPCSEGKISNKTDSMECTSCPEDFWSSPQRDHCVPKKTEFLSYHEPLGICLTATSLLGTSICIIVLGIFIHHRSTPMVRANNSELSFLLLVSLKLCFLCSLLFIGRPRLWTCQLRHAAFGISFVLCVSCILVKTMVVLAVFKASKPGGGASLKWFGAVQQRGTVLALTSIQAAICTAWLVSSSPAPYKNTEYHNDKIVYECVVGSTIGFAVLLGYIGLLAILSFLLAFLARNLPDNFNEAKLITFSMLIFCAVWVAFVPAYVNSPGKYADAVEVFAILASSFGLLVALFGPKCYIILLRPERNTKKAIMGRDTTKS